Genomic window (Streptomyces liliiviolaceus):
CCGCTGTACGTAGCGCGCCGTGCGCGGGCCTTGATGAAGTAGGGAAAGTTCTACCGCGCACTCTGAGCGTCTTTGATCATCTGCGTCGGGCAACCTACTCACGTGAGCAGGTACAGGGCTACGCTTGCTGCGCCTGAAGACGTCAGGACGTCGCGACGACAAGGAGCGTGCTCACGGGATGGGACCGAAGTCTGAGCGGGTCTACCGCACGATTCGCGAGTGGATCACGACAGGCAAGTACCACCCCGGTGCCAAGCTTCCGTCGGAGCGGACCTTGTCCGAGGAACTGGAGATCGGCCGCACCGCCCTTCGTCAGGTGCTGGCGAAGCTGGTGGCTGAGGGTGCCGTCGAAGTGCACGGCCGTAGTTCATACCGCGTTCCCGATCGGTCCGTAGCCACGGAGACCCCGACGGACGTCGAGCCGTGGCAGATCCATGGCGAGCGGACTCTGTACGACAACCGCTGGGTGAAGCTCGGTCTCGTCGACGTCGAACCGCCCGGTGTCGAGCGCTTTGAGCATCACGTCGTACGCCTGCATCACGTGGCCATCGCTGCCGTCATCGACCATCAGGACCGTGTCCTCATGATGTGGCGGTACCGATTCGTCCCCCAGTCCTTCGGCTGGGAGCTCCCTGGCGGGATCGTCGACGAGGGGGAGAACTCCTTGCAGGCGGCCCTGCGCGAGGTCGAGGAAGAGACCGGCTGGCGGCCCGACGGGCTTGAGCACGTGGTCACCTATCAGCCGATGGTTGGCATGGTCGACTCGCCGCATGAGATCTTCGTGGGCCAGGGCGCGAAGCTCGTTGGCGAACCGACCGACCTGGAGGAAGCCGGGCACATCGCCTGGGTTCCCCTCGCCGACGTACCTGGCCTGATGGCTCGTGGTGAACTCATGGGCTCGGGAACCCTCGTTGCTTTGCTGCACGTGCTTGCTTCCCGGGGTGACGGCGCTTCGCCTACAGCCGCTGGGTGAGCTGTTCGATTCGGCGTCGGTGACGCACGGACCCCGTACGGCTTGCCACCAAGCGAGCTTGGCGCAGGTGCTCGTGCGCCTGGTCGTACTCGCCGCGGGCCACGTGCGCCTGCGCGAGATCACAGCGCAGTCCTGCTGATGCCCGGATGAACGTCGGATCGGTCGCTTCCAAAGCGGTGTACAGGCTGCCTACCGCTTCCTCATCGCCTATCAGGGCCAGTGCGTTGCCTCGCCACCTGGCCAGGTGACCGCCGTTGAGGAAGATGCTCAGCATGTCGGGGTCGCGGGCTTCCTCGCCCGACGGTAGGCACTTCATCGCGTTGTCGAGTGCGCGCCGGCACTCATCCTGGAGCCCTGCTCTTGCGCAGATCTCGGCTTCGGCCGCGTACAGCCATGCCCTGAGCCGCGGGGACATTGCCTTGCCGCCGAGTCGCTGCGCGTCTCGTACCAACTCGACAGCCATCGGGGCCCGGCCCGCATCGCAGAGTACGTATGCCTGCTCCGCGGTGGCGTGAGCCAGATACATCGGCTCGTCTGCCTCCTGGGCGGCCCGCTTGCCCAACTCGTAGTGGCGCCAGGCTCGTTCGACCGCTCCGACGTCGAGTGCCTGCCATGCCGCCAAGGTCGCCGCTCCGGCTAACGCCACCGCTACCGGGCGTCGCGTCTCGGGCAGTACGGCGAACGTGAGGGCGTCTTCCAGCGTCGACAGGTGCGCGGTCATCTGGTCGACAAGGCTTGCCGCACCGAGCTGCCGGTCGATGGTCCGCAGTAGTTCGGTCTGGTCCATGAACGTCTTCACCATGGTCTGGCTGACGTTGCGGGCCGCGTCGATACGGCCCATGAGCTCGTCGTAGCCGTCGACTGCGGAGCCGCTGGTTGGTGCCTCCGGCTTGCCGGTCAACTCGTCGTCCGTGACGCCCAGGAGGACGCGGAGGATGCTTGCGTACCGGGTCGAGATGGCGCGCCGGCCGTTCTCCCACTCCGAGACGTACACGCGCAGGCTCGCTGTCGACGCGACGCTGAGCATGTGCTGACGCGCATGACGCTCGATCTCGCGAACCAGACGCTCTTGCGACCATTCGCGCGCGGTTCTTGCTGTCCTGAGTCCGTTCATCACCTGTGCCGCTCCGCATGGGGTGTTGAGCCGTAACAGCAGCATGCCTCACATCGGTGCAGGTCGGCAGGGGTTAACGAGACGCGTGTTAACCCCTGTTGGCTACCGAATCGTTGGCGCGAGCGCTTCTCTAGAAGTGTCGCAGCAAAGCGAGTTGCACCACCGGAGTCACTGCAGCACTTGACTTCTGGTGCGCACCAGTTGCAACCTACTGGTGCGCACCAGTAGGACGGTGCGAGTGCCTGCGGCTTCGCTGCGGACCACCCGTCAACGCACAGGAGCGGCGTCCCCACCGCCAAGTAAGCACGCCGCTCCCACCCTCAGAGAGGTACTTCCATAATGCGTCAGATCCCCGTCGACACTTCCAACGCCACCGTGATGGTCGCCAAGGCTCCGCAGACGAAGCTGAAGGACCGCCGGACCGGTGAGATCGCCATGGACGCCGAGACCGGCGCGAAGCTGCTAACCGTGGACGTCATGTTCGCGGCAAACAACGAGGTGGAGATCCTTTCCCTGACCGTTCCCGAGTCGGGCGTCTCCGAGGAACTGGTCATGGGCACCCCGGTCGTGCTGACCGGCCTGATCGCCCGGCCGTGGGAGAACGAGTTCAACGGCCAGAAGCGCCACGGCATCGCCTTCCGCGTGGTCGCGGTCACCTCGCTGGCTGTCGCGGGCTCGGCTTCGCAGGCGGCCTGATCATGACTGCCTTCCTGATCGCCCTGGTGCTGGTCGTCGCCGCTGCAGGTCTCCTGCGGTGGCGGCGCCCCGCCTGGTACTGGCTGGTCTTCGGCGTCACCTTCGCTGTCCTGCGGGTCCTGGTCCGTTACGTCTCAGTCATGGACGCCTGCGGGCTGACGGTGCCGCCCTCCCGGTGGCGCCTGGCCCTGGCCCGGATCACCAACCGGCCGGTGCCCGAGTCTCGTGTCCCGCGCATCCTGCGGGTCCGGCCCACCCGTACCGGCTTGGTAATGCGCCTCAAGCTCCGGCCGGGGCAGGACGCCTTCGACGTCTCGGCCGCGTCGGACCGGCTCCGTCACTCCTTCGGCATGTACGGCGTGACCTCTCGTGAACTTCGCTCCGGCGTGGTGGAGGTCCGTATGACCGGCTACGACGTGCTCAAGCGAGTACAGATGCCGGCCACCGCTGCTCCCCGGCCGATGCGGGTACCGGTCGCGTTACGTGAGGACGGTTCGGTCCACTACCGCGACTACCGGGCCGTGCCGCACGGGCTCACGCTCGGCGCCACTGAGTCAGGGAAGTCCGTGTATCAGCGCAACCTCGTTGCCGGACTCGCCGCGCAGGACGTCGCCTTGGTCGGCATCGACTGCAAGCAGGGTGTCGAACTCTTCCCGCTCGCCCGGCGTTTCTCTGCTCTCGCCGACAACCCGGACACTGCCCTCGAACTCCTCGAAGCACTCGTGACGCACATGGAGGACGTCTACCAACTCATCCGCGCTCAGCAGCGCATCAGCGTCAACGTCCCGGACGCACAGATCGCCGCAGACATCTGGGACCTGCCCGCCGACATGCGCCCGGTCCCGGTCGTGGTCCTGGTCGACGAAGTCGCCGAACTCGCCCTGTTCGCCACCAAGGATCAAGAGAAGCGCCGGGATCGCATCGTCACCGCCCTGGTCCGGCTCGCCCAGCTCGGCCGTGCCTCCGGGATCTACCTGGAGATCTGCGGGCAGCGCTTCGGCTCCGAACTCGGCAAGGGGATCACCATGCTCCGCGCCCAGCTCACCGGCCGTACCGCGCACCGCGTCAACGACGAATCCTCCGCGAACATGGCCTTCGGCGACATCGCCCCGGATGCCGTCCTCGCCGCCATCCAGATCCCCACCGAAACCCCCGGCATCGCCGTCACCGGCGACTCCTCCGGCGGCTGGGCCCGCATCCGCGCCCCGCACACCTCGCTGCGCCAAGCCGTGAACATCTGCAACAAGCACGCCGACCGGACCCCGGACCTGCCCGCCCTGGAGCCCTTCCGGCCCGTGGTGGCTCCGCTGCCCTCGGCCCGAGTGCCGCTGTCCAAGACGGCCTCCGCCACCGCTTGATCCTCCCCGCACCCCCGGTCGGCGCGACCGTCCCTCGCGCCAGGTCCCTACCCCCTCCATGCCTCATTGCCGGAAGGAGCCGTGATGGCCCGCCCCGCCCTCCGAGTTGACGCCGTGCTCGTCCAAGCCGTCATCGCCGGGGCACTCTCCTTCGCCCACCTGCACGACCTGGCCGCCGCTGCCGGACAGAGCGGCTGGAAAGCCTGGGCCTACCCGATCAGCGTTGACCTGCTCCTGGTCGCCGCCTGGCGACGACTGCGCTCCGACGGTCCGTCCCGGCTGGCCTGGTGCTGGTTCGTCATCGCCCTGGTCGCCTCGCTCGGCGCCAACATCGCCACCGCCGGGCTCCTCGACCTCGACCGGGTCCCTGCCTGGCTGCGCATCCTCGTCGCCGCTTGGCCCGCCCTGGCCTTCATGGGCGGCACGCTCCTGGCCCATTCTGCCAACGACCACCCGGCGGCGCCCGAAGTGCCGGCTGCGGCACCGGAGCCCGAGACCGGTCCCGAACCGATCACCTCGTCTGAGCTGGGACCCATGCCGGTCGCGCTGAACGAGCCGGAGGAAACTCCCGCACTCCCGGCCGCCGCTGTGCCGACCTCAGCTCCTGAGCCTGCCCCGGGTCCGCCCATGGCTGCGACTCCGTCGGTTCCGGCCGCGCTGGTCGACCACGCACGCAAGGTCGCCGCCGACCACCACGCCCGTACCGGATCGCCGATCGACACCGACACCCTGCGCCTCCGCCTCGGCGTCCCGTCCCAGCTCGCCCACGCCATCGCCGCCCAACTCGCCTGATCAGAAAGGAGCGCCACCGACATGCCTGCTCGCGACCACTTCCACTCCGTGATGCGGATCGGGCCCGTGCAGATCGGCACCCACCGCGACCGCAACGGCCAGACCAAGCACGCCGTTGTGTGCACCAACGACCGGTGCGGCTGGTCCGCCGACTACGGCAGCGCGACCGCAGCCCAGCTCGCCGCCCGTACCCACCGCTGCACCGCCCGATAGGAGCCCGCCCCGTGGACGTCCCGCTCTGGCTCGCCCTTGCCGCCGTCGGCTACCTCGGCATCAAGCTCATCCGCCCGCCCCTCTGGCTGGTCCTGGTGCTGCTCCTCGGCGGCTACCTCATCGCGGACAGCCTCCTCGCCCCGGTCATCGACACCGCCGTCAAGTAAGCCGTCCCGAAGGGAGATCCGCTGATGTTCCGCCCGAAGATCCCGGCCATGCCGCAGCCCACCGGCTTCATCACCCCGCCCGTCGTCATCGAGCCGACGGCTGTCATCCAGCACACCCCGACTTCCCCCGCGCCCGTACCCGTTGCTCCGACTCGGCCGACTGTTCAGCTCACCCCTGGCGCCGTCGTCGCCCTCGTCGGAAGCGGCACGGCCGTCGTCCTGGTCGTCGGCGCCGTACTTGTCTCGATGCTCCTGGCGGTCGCCATTACTGGTGCGTCCGTCGCCATCTGCGCCTTGGTCATCCGCTCGCTCATCACGAGCGAGGCGAAGCACCGCTGACCGACTCCCGGGCGGCCTCAACCACCAAGTCTCCGCGGCCCGGGAGCCGTGCCCCTCTCCGATCTCGCAACCGGAAGGAACCCCCAGCATGCCCCCGCACAGCCACCCGCAGGCTCACATCTGCTCGAACTGCAACGGTCATGCTTCCGTCGCCATCACCCTCGGCGGACGTGACCGGCACGGCCACCTGCGGATCATCACCGCCAACTGCCGGGCCTGCCACGGCACCGGTACCTCCCGCCGCTCGACCGCAGGGGAGGGCGCCCGTGCCTGACGTCCTCCTCAACCCGATCACCCTCGGCGACCTGCTGAGGGTGGCTGCGGCCGACGACTTCGACCGCTGGCAGGACCAGATCCGCCGTACCGGCGGCTGCGCCGATCCGATCCACCTCACCGGCTGGACCCTCGCCAAGGACAAGACGACCGGCGAGACCCTGCACCGCTACTCCACCGAGAACGAGCCCGGCGGACGCCTCCGCGTCGCCTGCGGAAACCGCCGAGCCTCCCGCTGCCCCTCCTGCGCCTGGACGTACGCCGGAGACACCTACCACCTCATCCGCGCGGGCCTGGCCGGGGACGACCGCCGAGACATCCCCGCCACCGTTCGCGACCACCCCCGCGTCTTCGCCACCCTCACCGCTCCGTCCTTCGGACCGGTCCACAACCGTCCCGACCGAGGCGCCTGCCGCTGCGGCACCCACCATGCGTCCGATGCGCTTGAGCTCGGCACGGCACTCGATCCGAAGACGTACGACTACGCGGGCGCCGTCCTGTTCAACAACTACGCCGGACAGCTGTGGCAGCGGTTCACCAACCGACTGCGCCGCGAGATCGCTGTCCGTGCCGGCCTCACCCAACGCGAACTCAAGGAAGTCGCTCGGCTCTCGTACGGCAAGGTCGCCGAGTTCCAGAAACGCGGCGCCCTGCACTTCCACGCCGTGATCCGTATCGATGGCCCGGATGGACCCGACACCCCGCCCCCGTTCTGGGCATCGGCTGACCTGCTCTCGGATGCCATCAAGGCCGCCGCCGCGCACTCCTACACCTCTGTCTCCGTGCCTGCCATCGAGGACGAGCCTGCCCGCACCTTCCGGTGGGGCACTCAGCTCGACGTGCGGCCCGTGAAGGCGTTCGGCGACGGCTCCGACATCACTGAACAAGCCGTGGCCTCGTACGTTGCCAAGTACGCCACCAAGGCCGCCGAGAACACCGGCTCCATCGACCGCCGCATCGGCGAACTCTCCGAACTCGACCGCCACGGCGTCCCCGACCACACACGCAGCCTGATCGAAGCGTGCAAGCGACTCGACCCGCTGTACCCGGACCGGCGCCTCTGGGCCTGGGCTCACATGCTTGGCTTCCGCGGCCACTTCTCCTCCAAGTCCCGGCGCTACTCGACCACCCTCGGGGAGCTCCGGCAGGCCCGTGCCGACTTCCGTGCCGAGCAGGAACGCCGAGCACTCGGCCTCGACGACATCGAGCCGGACACCGTCCTCGTCCTCGCCGACTGGCAGTACGCCGGGCATGGCCACACCCCCGGCGAATCCGCACTCGCCGCCACCATCGCCCGGGACCTGCAACTCAACCGTGAAACCGCACGCGAAGCCCTACGCGACCAACGCGCCACGGAAGGAGCCGCAGTATGAAAGACCGCTACCTCAGCGTCGACCAGGTCGCCGAGCTGCTCGGTACGACGGCCCGTTTCCCTCGACGCCTGATTGCCGAGCGGCGCATCACCTTCGTCAAGGTCGGCCGTCACGTCCGCATCCCCGAAAGTGCTGTGGACGCCTTCGTGGCGGCGCACACCGTGGAGCCGATCACCGGTCGTACCTCGCACCTCAAGGCGGTGGCCTGATGCCCAACGCCAAAGGGCGCCGTCGCCGCTTCGGATCCGTACGCAAGCTGCCCTCGGGGCGCTTCCAGGCCCGCTACCGGGGCCCGGACGGTCTGATGCGCACCGCGGACAAGACGTTCGCCACGCAGACCGACGCGGACCGCTGGCTCGTGAAGCAAGAGGCCGAGATCCTCGACGGCAACTGGCAGAAGCCTGACGTCACGGTGACTTTCGGCGACTTCGCGGAGTCCTGGTTCAAAGATCGCGACTACGCCGCCACCACTCGGGAGCGCAACGCGGGCGTGCTCAAGCTGCACATCCTGCCGACCTTCCGTGCGGTTCCGCTGCGGGAGATCACCACACCGCAGGTACGGCGCTGGCGTACCGATCTCCTCGCTTCCGGGGTCGGCGCGGCCACCGTCTCCAAGTCGTACCAAGTACTGCGGGCCATCATGAACACGGCCGTGGATGACGGACTGATCCAGCGCAACCCGTGCCGGATCAAGGGTGCTGGGGCAGTCACTCACACCGAGCGGCCGTTCCTGTCCGTACCCGAGGTCTACCGGCTCGCCGAGGCCGTTCCGCCGCACTGCCGCGTCTTGATCCTCCTGGCCGCGTTCACGGCGCTCCGCTTCGGTGAGCTGGCCGCACTCCAACGCCGTGACATCGACCTGGAGGCCCGTACCGTCTCCGTTCGTCGCGCGTACGCCGAGACACGTACGGAGGGCCTCACGGTCAAGGCTCCCAAGAGCGCGGCCGGTGTCCGCACCGTGGCGTTCCCGGCCTCGCTCGTCGAGGAGCTGGCTCACCACCTCGCCGAGCACGCGAGTGCCGGCCGGACCGGGCTCGTCTTCGTCGGGGCCCGCGGTGGTGTCCTGCGGCGGAACAACTTCCGGAGGATCTGGCTCCGGGCGCTCGACTCGACCGGCCTCGGTGACGTCCACTTCCACGATCTCCGGCATACGGGGAACACCCTCGCCGCGACTGGTGGGGCGACCACGCGAGAGCTGATGCATCGTATGGGGCACTCGTCCGTGCGGGCTGCGCTCATCTATCAGCACCTCGTCAACGGGCGGGACCACCAGATCGCCGATTACGTCGATGGGCAGATCCGGAAGGTCAAGCGGCCTCCGCAGGATCCTTCTGGCACGTAAGTGGCACGGCGGCGAAAACGCGCCGACAAAGATCAAGGCCCAGGCATCCGGCTTCGCACCGGTTGACCTGGGCCTTAGTCGTGTCCTGGAGCTGGTGGGCGCGGACGGTTTCGAACCGCCGACATCCGCCTTGTAAGGGCGGCGCTCTACCGCTGAGCTACGCGCCCGGGACGAGTCGACAGCCTACATTGCCCGGGGTGGTGCCCCGCAAACCCGTTCCCGGGGGTGCCGTGCGGGGGTTTTCCCCACCCCCGATCCGGGAGTGGTCCGGATCCCCCGGCCGGGGCCGGATCCGTACGGTCGAAGTGTGTCCCGGTACGACGGGGCGAGGCCTTGGGCGTTCGGATCTGGGGGAGTTTCGGTATGAGTGGTCGTCAGCGTTTGTCGGGTAGTCGTGGGTGGCGGCGTCGTGGGGGGCTCGGTGCCGTCGGCGTGGGGGTTGTCGCCGTGGGGCTGCTTGCCTCCGGGTGCGGGAACAGCGCCGAGGAGGACAAGGATCCTGAGACGCGGTCCTTTCAGCTCCAAGGGCGTTCGCTGACCGTCGACTCCGACGACTCGGCGCTGGAACTCGTCGTGGGGGACGTGGACGACGTACAGGTCACCCGGTGGTTCAAGGCCAGTGTCGCGATCGGCAAGGATCCCGAGATCACCTGGAGCATGGACGAGGGCGACACTCTGAAACTGCGGGTGCACTGTTCCGGTGTGGTCACCGACTGCTCGGCCAAGCACCGGATCGTCGTGCCGCGCGGGGTCGCCCTCACGGTCAAGGACCAGGACGGGAGCGTGCGGGCCACCGGGTTCGAGGAAGCGCTCGATATTCGCGCCGCCGACGGGTCCGTGCGGGTTCAGGATGTTTCCGGGCGCCTTACGCTGCGTACCGAGGACGGGTCCGTCCATGGCAGTGGTATCGACTCCCGGCAGGTTGAGGTGAACACGCAGGACGGGGCCGCCCGTCTCGAATTCGTCTCCGTTCCGGACCGGGTCTCGGCGCGTGGGCAGGACGGGTCTCTCACCATCGGGCTGCCGGATGCGAAGTACCGGGTCACGACCGGTGCCCAGGACGGGTCCGTGGACGTGTCCGTGCCGCGTGACAACAGCAGCTCCCATGTGGTGTCCGCCCACACCCAGGACGGGAAAGTCACGGTGCGTACCGCGAACTAACCGGCCCGTGTGTTCGTCTTTACCTGGTGGGAGAATGAATCGGGGCCACCACCGGGGCAGGACGGATCTCAGCACGGGAGAGGGAAGTGACGGCGACACCGGCGACACCTTCACAGCCGTACACGCCGTTTGTGCCGTGCGCACAGCAAGTACCCCGGTCCCGTGCGGGCCGTGACCTGTTGGGCCTCGTTCTGCTGCCGCTTCCGCTGGTCGCGCTCATGCTTCCCGCCGCCTTCGCCGGCGGGGGTACGCGGCGGTGGTTCGGGGGGCGTTCCGAGAGCCAGCGGGCCGAGGCGCAGGCCGCGAAGGATGCCGCGGCGGCCGCGTTCTACGAGCTCGACACCGCGCAGCGTGATCTGCGGATCTCGATCGAGACCATCACCGCCGTCGACGACACCCCGCCCGCCCGGCGCGCGGTCGCCGACTTCGAGGCGCTCGGCCGGCGCATCGACGAGGTCAGTCATACGTACATCGACGCCGTCGACGCCCATGATCTCGACCGGGACGATCTGGAGGCCTCCGTCGCCGCGCATGCGCGTACGGAGCTGACCAGGGCCAAGGACGAGCTGGTCCGCGTCAAGCAGGAGCTTGATCGGTTCGAGCGGGGGCTCGGGCCGCTGCTCGGGAAGGCCGAGACCCAGCTCGCCCGGCTCGCCCCTGCCGTGGAGCGCGCCCGGCAGTCCCTGCTTGCCGCGTCGAACGCGCTCGACGCGGTGCGGGGGAGCGGCCTCAAGGCCGACGATCTGGCCGCCCGTCTTGCCGCGCTCGCCCCCGAGCTCACCAAGCTCAACCAGGGTGCCGGGCAGCACGGCGTGCCGGAGACGCTGGAGCGGGCCGACCGGGTCGCGCGGGACGCCGGGGCCGTGCGCGCGGAGGCCGAGCGGTTGCCGGAGCGGGCCACCGAGATCGACCGCCGTCTCGTGTCGCTGCGTACGCGCGCGCAGGCGCTCACCACGCGGTCCGGGCAGGTCAATCCGGTGCTCAGCGAGTTGCGGCGGCGGTTCGTGGCTGCGTGCTGGCAGGACCTCCAGCATGTGCCCGACCAGGCCGAGGAGGCCGTCCGGCAGGCGGAGACGAAGCTGGCGGAGGCGCGGGCCGCTCGGGAGGAGCAGCGGTGGGCCGATGCGACGGCCCTGCTGTCCACCGTGCGGGCGCTGTTGAACACGACCGATGAGGCGGTGTCCGCGGCGGGGGATCGGTTGCGGCGGCTGAACGAGGTGTCGAAGGATCCGCAGCGGGAGATCGAGCGGACGCGGTTCGCGATCCGGGATGCGCAGCGGCTCGCCATGGCCGGGCGCAACACGCCCGATCCCCGGCAGGCGCGGCCGCTCGACGAGTCGGTGGCTCGGCTGGAGCGGGCTATCGGGGGGTTGGAGGGGCGGCATCCGGACTACTGGCACTTTCTGACCGAGTTGGAGGGTGTGCGGGGGACTGTTGCGGGGGTTGTTTCGCAGATTCGGGAGGAGCGGGGGGCTGGGGCCTAGTCGGGTCGCCTTGCGGCTCCGACTCCGGCTCCGACTCCGGCTCCGACTCCGGCTCCGGCTCCGGCTCCGACTCCGGCTCCGGCTCTGGCTTGCGGCTTCGCCGAGGTGGGGAGTGTTTTGACTGCGGGGCGGTGGGGGTTGGTTGCGCAGTTCCCCGCGCCCCTGGGTGGGTGGGGGTGTGCCCGGGTTTTGGAGGTCCGGGCTGGCTTGGGTGGGGGACTTTGGCTGCGGGCCTGGAGGGGGCTGGTTGCGCAGTTCCCCGCGCCCCTGGGTGGGTGGGGGTGTGCCCGGGTTTTGGAGGTCCGGGCCGGTCTGGGTGGGGGACTTTGGCTGCGGGCCTGGAGGGGGCTGGTTGTGCCGTTCCCCGCGTCCCTGAGGGGGGTCGCGGGGCTATGACGGGGGCTGGGCCGCCGTCTCCCCCG
Coding sequences:
- a CDS encoding coiled-coil domain-containing protein; the protein is MGLVLLPLPLVALMLPAAFAGGGTRRWFGGRSESQRAEAQAAKDAAAAAFYELDTAQRDLRISIETITAVDDTPPARRAVADFEALGRRIDEVSHTYIDAVDAHDLDRDDLEASVAAHARTELTRAKDELVRVKQELDRFERGLGPLLGKAETQLARLAPAVERARQSLLAASNALDAVRGSGLKADDLAARLAALAPELTKLNQGAGQHGVPETLERADRVARDAGAVRAEAERLPERATEIDRRLVSLRTRAQALTTRSGQVNPVLSELRRRFVAACWQDLQHVPDQAEEAVRQAETKLAEARAAREEQRWADATALLSTVRALLNTTDEAVSAAGDRLRRLNEVSKDPQREIERTRFAIRDAQRLAMAGRNTPDPRQARPLDESVARLERAIGGLEGRHPDYWHFLTELEGVRGTVAGVVSQIREERGAGA
- a CDS encoding mobile element transfer protein; protein product: MPARDHFHSVMRIGPVQIGTHRDRNGQTKHAVVCTNDRCGWSADYGSATAAQLAARTHRCTAR
- a CDS encoding SpdD-like protein, translated to MFRPKIPAMPQPTGFITPPVVIEPTAVIQHTPTSPAPVPVAPTRPTVQLTPGAVVALVGSGTAVVLVVGAVLVSMLLAVAITGASVAICALVIRSLITSEAKHR
- a CDS encoding DUF4097 family beta strand repeat-containing protein, whose protein sequence is MSGRQRLSGSRGWRRRGGLGAVGVGVVAVGLLASGCGNSAEEDKDPETRSFQLQGRSLTVDSDDSALELVVGDVDDVQVTRWFKASVAIGKDPEITWSMDEGDTLKLRVHCSGVVTDCSAKHRIVVPRGVALTVKDQDGSVRATGFEEALDIRAADGSVRVQDVSGRLTLRTEDGSVHGSGIDSRQVEVNTQDGAARLEFVSVPDRVSARGQDGSLTIGLPDAKYRVTTGAQDGSVDVSVPRDNSSSHVVSAHTQDGKVTVRTAN
- a CDS encoding helix-turn-helix domain-containing protein, which encodes MKDRYLSVDQVAELLGTTARFPRRLIAERRITFVKVGRHVRIPESAVDAFVAAHTVEPITGRTSHLKAVA
- a CDS encoding FtsK/SpoIIIE domain-containing protein, whose translation is MTAFLIALVLVVAAAGLLRWRRPAWYWLVFGVTFAVLRVLVRYVSVMDACGLTVPPSRWRLALARITNRPVPESRVPRILRVRPTRTGLVMRLKLRPGQDAFDVSAASDRLRHSFGMYGVTSRELRSGVVEVRMTGYDVLKRVQMPATAAPRPMRVPVALREDGSVHYRDYRAVPHGLTLGATESGKSVYQRNLVAGLAAQDVALVGIDCKQGVELFPLARRFSALADNPDTALELLEALVTHMEDVYQLIRAQQRISVNVPDAQIAADIWDLPADMRPVPVVVLVDEVAELALFATKDQEKRRDRIVTALVRLAQLGRASGIYLEICGQRFGSELGKGITMLRAQLTGRTAHRVNDESSANMAFGDIAPDAVLAAIQIPTETPGIAVTGDSSGGWARIRAPHTSLRQAVNICNKHADRTPDLPALEPFRPVVAPLPSARVPLSKTASATA
- a CDS encoding tyrosine-type recombinase/integrase, whose translation is MPNAKGRRRRFGSVRKLPSGRFQARYRGPDGLMRTADKTFATQTDADRWLVKQEAEILDGNWQKPDVTVTFGDFAESWFKDRDYAATTRERNAGVLKLHILPTFRAVPLREITTPQVRRWRTDLLASGVGAATVSKSYQVLRAIMNTAVDDGLIQRNPCRIKGAGAVTHTERPFLSVPEVYRLAEAVPPHCRVLILLAAFTALRFGELAALQRRDIDLEARTVSVRRAYAETRTEGLTVKAPKSAAGVRTVAFPASLVEELAHHLAEHASAGRTGLVFVGARGGVLRRNNFRRIWLRALDSTGLGDVHFHDLRHTGNTLAATGGATTRELMHRMGHSSVRAALIYQHLVNGRDHQIADYVDGQIRKVKRPPQDPSGT
- a CDS encoding tetratricopeptide repeat protein; amino-acid sequence: MLSVASTASLRVYVSEWENGRRAISTRYASILRVLLGVTDDELTGKPEAPTSGSAVDGYDELMGRIDAARNVSQTMVKTFMDQTELLRTIDRQLGAASLVDQMTAHLSTLEDALTFAVLPETRRPVAVALAGAATLAAWQALDVGAVERAWRHYELGKRAAQEADEPMYLAHATAEQAYVLCDAGRAPMAVELVRDAQRLGGKAMSPRLRAWLYAAEAEICARAGLQDECRRALDNAMKCLPSGEEARDPDMLSIFLNGGHLARWRGNALALIGDEEAVGSLYTALEATDPTFIRASAGLRCDLAQAHVARGEYDQAHEHLRQARLVASRTGSVRHRRRIEQLTQRL
- a CDS encoding GntR family transcriptional regulator, which gives rise to MGPKSERVYRTIREWITTGKYHPGAKLPSERTLSEELEIGRTALRQVLAKLVAEGAVEVHGRSSYRVPDRSVATETPTDVEPWQIHGERTLYDNRWVKLGLVDVEPPGVERFEHHVVRLHHVAIAAVIDHQDRVLMMWRYRFVPQSFGWELPGGIVDEGENSLQAALREVEEETGWRPDGLEHVVTYQPMVGMVDSPHEIFVGQGAKLVGEPTDLEEAGHIAWVPLADVPGLMARGELMGSGTLVALLHVLASRGDGASPTAAG
- the repSA gene encoding replication initiator protein RepSA yields the protein MPDVLLNPITLGDLLRVAAADDFDRWQDQIRRTGGCADPIHLTGWTLAKDKTTGETLHRYSTENEPGGRLRVACGNRRASRCPSCAWTYAGDTYHLIRAGLAGDDRRDIPATVRDHPRVFATLTAPSFGPVHNRPDRGACRCGTHHASDALELGTALDPKTYDYAGAVLFNNYAGQLWQRFTNRLRREIAVRAGLTQRELKEVARLSYGKVAEFQKRGALHFHAVIRIDGPDGPDTPPPFWASADLLSDAIKAAAAHSYTSVSVPAIEDEPARTFRWGTQLDVRPVKAFGDGSDITEQAVASYVAKYATKAAENTGSIDRRIGELSELDRHGVPDHTRSLIEACKRLDPLYPDRRLWAWAHMLGFRGHFSSKSRRYSTTLGELRQARADFRAEQERRALGLDDIEPDTVLVLADWQYAGHGHTPGESALAATIARDLQLNRETAREALRDQRATEGAAV
- a CDS encoding DUF2637 domain-containing protein, with product MARPALRVDAVLVQAVIAGALSFAHLHDLAAAAGQSGWKAWAYPISVDLLLVAAWRRLRSDGPSRLAWCWFVIALVASLGANIATAGLLDLDRVPAWLRILVAAWPALAFMGGTLLAHSANDHPAAPEVPAAAPEPETGPEPITSSELGPMPVALNEPEETPALPAAAVPTSAPEPAPGPPMAATPSVPAALVDHARKVAADHHARTGSPIDTDTLRLRLGVPSQLAHAIAAQLA
- a CDS encoding SCO3933 family regulatory protein, with the translated sequence MRQIPVDTSNATVMVAKAPQTKLKDRRTGEIAMDAETGAKLLTVDVMFAANNEVEILSLTVPESGVSEELVMGTPVVLTGLIARPWENEFNGQKRHGIAFRVVAVTSLAVAGSASQAA